The genome window CTATACGGCGCGCGATATATCGGCTGTTTGCGACGTAGTGATCTACGCGGTTTGCGCTGACGGCATCCCAAAGCCTAATTTTATGTAAAAAATACTTCGCCAGCATACCCTTTAAACCGCGGTCAAGCCCGCTTTCGCGCAGATACTGATGATATAGATCCCACGCGTAGCGAATCGGCGTGTGGATGTATGCGATGTGGAGTTGATTTGAGTGCGTCAGTACCCCCTTTGCGACGGCGTGCGAGCTGGATAGCACGACGTCGTAGCCGCTTAGATCAAACTGCTCGATCGCGAGCGGAAATAGCGGCAGATAGTTGCGGTATTTGTCCTTCGCAAAAGGAAGCCTTTGGATAAAGCTCGTGTGGGCACGCTTGCCTTTTAAAATTTTATCTCTGTCGGCATCGCTTAAAAAATCGATAAGGCCGTAAATTTCAAAATCGTCCCAAACATTCGTGAAACTCTCGACGCATTTTTCTGCGCCTGCGTAGGTGCTAAACCAGTCGTGGATTAGTGCTTTTTTCATTTTTCGCCCAGATAAAAATTAGTTTCCAGCGATTTTTCGATCGGCCATTTTATAAACTCGCCTTCATACTCCTTGGTCTTTTTAAGCAGCAAAAAGATACTCCAAGCAGACTGAGGAAACGCCCTGGCTAACGGCTTTGCGATGCAGGGCGGAAACGGATAAAAATTACTTCCTTGAAAATCTACCGGCTCAAAACCGCCCCAAATTTTTAAAAATCGCATCAAATCGGGCTTAGTATAACCTCTAACGTGCGCGGAGTGATTTTGTATAGACGTAGGCTGCCTGCCTAGTAATAGCAAGGCTCTGTTGTGAAGGCTGGCTAAATTCGGAACCGCTAGCACGAAATGCCCGCCTATTTTTAGCGTACGAGCTATCTCGTGAAATATCCAAAATATCTCCTTGACGTGCTCTAGAATTTGATTTGCGCTCACGATATCCAGGCTCTCATCCTCGAAAGGAAATTTATCTCGCTCAAGATCGTGCGAAAAGACCTCGATGCCTCTTGCGGCTAGTTTTGCGACATTTGGCTCATACCCTTCTAAGGCTAAAAGCCTAGCATTATCGCATTTACTTTTATATATCGCCAAATCATCGCCCTTGCCCGCGCCGATATCCAGCACGGTTTCGTAATGCCCTATTTTAGCGGCAAAATCGGCTATTATATGTCGTCCGTAGTTTAGGCTTCTGTCTATCATTTTACGGCTCCTTATCTTAGTTTTTCCATTATTTCTATGATTTGTTTAGCCGAGCGCTCCCAGCTAAATCGCTTAATATTTTCAAAACCCTTAACGCAAAGTTCGTTTCGTAAATTTTCATCGTTTAAAACGGCTTGTATCTTATTTCTTATATCTTCTGCGTTATGCGGATCGAAATATAAAACGCTATCCCCGCAAACTTCAGGTAGGCTAGCGGCGTTTGAGCACACTACCGGGCAACCGCAGGCCTGCGCCTCAAGCGGCGGGATACCAAACCCCTCGTATAAAGACGGAAAGACGAATAATTTTGCTAGATTATAGATAGCCGCGATGTCGGCGTCCTTAACATAGTCGGTAAAAAATATACGCTCTGTGAGATTATTTTTCTCGATAATCTCCAAAATATCGCTATCGCTAGTTATAAAGCCGTCTCTTTTTCCCACTATCACCAAATTTAATTCCGTCTTTTCCAGCGCGAACAATAAATTTTTCAAATTTTTGTGGGGTTTTACGTTCCCTACGAATAAAATAAAATTTTCCGGAAGCTTATATTCTCTTACCGCCGCCTCCAAAACTGCGCTATCGTAGCGGTTATTAAAACGCCCCTCGTCTATGGCGTTTGGTACGACAAAAACATTTTTACCCGTTTTCGTATGTTTTAATATCTCGCTTCTTGAAAACTCCGAAACGCTAAAGACGACGTCGCTTCTACTTAAAGCTTGATTAAAAATCATCTTGGCATACATCTTTTGCATAAAATTTAAGGTATCGTAAAAGGCCAAATGAAACGCGTCATGGATGGTAACCGCTCTAAATTTCGCCCTTATAGGCAAGATAGGGATATTATAATGAGGAGACCAAAAAATATCGCATTTAGGAATCTTTACCGGCAAACAAATCTGCTCGTCCAAAGAGTAAATTTCTCGCCCGCACTCTAAAATTTTAACGTTTTTACTCCATGCGTACTCCCTTATCTCAGCCTCCGTACCCAGTAAAATAACCTCGAATTTCTCCGTTAAAAACGGTAGTAAACCCTTTATATACGTACCTATTCCGGATGCTTTGTGCATGCGAAAGTCGATTGCTATTTTTTTACGCATAGCCGTCCTAGTTTTACCTTATAGTTTAAAATTAATGATATTTCAAATAAAATTATATCAAATCTTAAATAATAAGTCGTATTTTTTCTTTCCAATCATTATCCTTTGCAAATTTTACGATTTCGCTCCCACCTATTTGCTTTAAGGCTACGGCTTTTTTTACGCACGCCGCAAAATCCTCTTTTGAATCAGCTAACAAAGCGGGGCTATTTAGCTGCTCTAGCTCTCGCCACTTAGTCGCTACCGTATAAAGTCCGGCTGCCGAGTATTCGTATAACTTTAACGGACTTATAGAGTGAACCAAATCCATATCTAACCTAAACGGGATTATGCCGACGTCTGCAAATTTCAAAAAAGGAGCTACCGCATCATTATCGACCTTTCCGTAAAAGGTAATGTTTTTTCTAGATTTTATTTGCTCAAAATTTTTAGGTTTAAATTTTACGGTTCCGATTATTAAAAAATGCATATCGGTTAGCTCGCTAGCTACATAATCTAGTAAATCAAAATCAAACCAGTCCTCGATAGCGCCTACGTAAACGGCGACTGAGCTTTTAATATCATAAAAAAATTCGGGCTTATCGTACTTTTTTTGAAATTTGTTAAAATCAACCCCGTTTGGGACATAAAAGCAGTTTTTATTAAATTTCTCTATATAGCTTTTAAGGCTAGATGACGTATATATCGTTTTATCGGCTTTTTTTATCAAATGCTCCTCTGCTTTGATAGCAGCCGTGCCTACGTCAAAGCCGTCTAATCTATCGGTAACCCTAACGATTAGTTTATTGTATTTTACGATATCCGTTATTGGCAAAAACGCAAAATTATCTATAACTAAAATATCCACGTTTAAAAAATCAAAATTTTTAAGCATTTTTTTAAAGTTCGGTATAGTAAAAATATGCCACGTCTTTATAACCCGATAAAAAACGGAAGGTAACTTTTTAAACGGCGGAATAAGCGCAAACGGAGTATATATAAAATAATTTTCAAAAATTTTATGTACGCCTTTTTTTGATTGAGCGAGTCTGATGGCTTCGTTATTTTTATCATGAAACGGCGAAACGGGCGGCGCGATAAATAAAACTTTGTTTCCCCCCTTAGCTAGCAGTTCGCTGTAATAATTGCAACCGACTTTAAACGGCGAACCGTAATACGAATTTCCGCACCATAGTATTTTTTTAGACATTTTTCATCCTGCTGTGATATAAGCTTTTATTTTTTAAGTTTAAACACGGTTTCTCTACAAAAAACCAGCTGATTATAGCGCAGCATATAGACAAAATAGCGACATATACTACATAAATGCTGCCCCCACCTATTTGGACAAAAATATTTACAAAAAACATATGGTATATATAAATACCGTAAGTGAAATCATTGCCTCTTAAAAAACTATCAAGACCTTTGAAGCTAAATGCAAAAGAAAAAACCAAAAATGGAAATATAAAATAATTTACTAATATATCTAAAAAAATACTATTAAAATAATGGCAGCAAATTCTGCCCATAATATAAGTAGCGAAATATATAAAGAATTTATCCTTTAAGTACTTATGAAAGAAATCAAAATATGTATAGAAATAAAAGCCGATTAAAAATACAAACAGGTATGGCACCAGAGATACATTAATAAGCTTGTTAATAAACAAATTTCTATCGCTACTAGAATTATATACAAAAAATATTATTGAGATCAAAAAAATGCAAGGCAATATTTTCTTAGACCTTTTATTTATATTAAAAATGATGGGCAAGACGGCATAAAATATTAGCTCGATCGAGATCGTCCAAAGCGGCGCATTTATCTCGCCCGTACCAAAGGCTCTGCTGGCTTCAAGATTGTAAAATTGCAAAAAGGAAATTTGCGTAAGAAACCATTTAAAAAAAACAAAGTCAAAATTTAAATCTATGAACGCGTATAAAACTGCTATACCGATCAAAATATTAATATAAAGCCCTGGATAAATTCTTAAAATTCTATTTTTAATATAAGTTCTTAAATCTTGATTTCTTGCATAAGACATACTTATTAAAAAACCACTAATAAGAAAAAATACGGTTACACCGCTAAAATTTAATATTTTGGTTACATACCAAGATAAGTCGCTTTTATTTGCCAAATAACCGTTTGCATGAACAAACATAACCTGAAATGCAGCTATCAATCTTAATAAATTAAAATTATTATTTACTATAATGCTATTATTCATTTAACACACCAGTTCTCGATAACTTCCCGTATCCGTTTGAGTATAGCTCAAATTTACTATAATAAAATTCCCTGTTTGCCGTATCGGTAATCACCAATCTATCCTCTTTTATCTCAAATTTTCTCATAATCTTTACGCCTTTGTATTCTGCGGCTAGGCTTATAAAATTTTCTCCAAAATCCGCTACAAAGCACCTACAATCTGTAAGCATACCAAATAATCCCGCTATCCCCTCCCTCCAACTGTTTTGTTCCAAATCGTCCACAATCGGCACGTTGTGCGCTTTGACGCTTCTAAATTCATTTCTTATGCCAGGGATCGGAGTATAAAGATAGGTGCCGGGATCTCTTGCTATGTCGCGCCCCTCTATCCACAGCTCGTAGCCCAGCTTATCGTTGTGCGTATGTCCGCCGTGATCCCTTTGCCCAAGCGGCGTAGCGCAGACGGCGAGGTAAAATTTGCTGGATTTAAAGATAAAAATTCCGCTGTCCGGATAAAATAGATTTTTGATCTCTTGCGAACTCGCAATTTTAAATTCCATGCTTTTTCGGTGCGGCAGTTCGCTAAATTTCACGCCCGAGGCGACCTGGTTTTTGTATGTTTTATCGCTTGCTTGTAGCGTACGCCCGGCAAGCGAGCGAACAAAACTTCTCTCAAAGCAAAAACCGTTTTTAAATATCTCATCGTCAAAAATCCAGCCCATACAGCTAATTAGCGCGGAGTGGTTTAAGATATTTTCGTCCCAAAACGGCTCGTTGCCGCCCGCAAAGCCGCTTAAATTTAGATATTTTTGCGCGGCTCGTTTGTTGCTTAAGAACTCGCCGTTTGGGCTAAGCCTAAAAAACCTGCCGCTGTCGTTATCGCCAAATTGCGGTACTTCGCCGTTTGGCTTTGTAATGTCGGCGGTAAACCTGCCGATTTTATACAGCCTGTCCACAAACCACTGCGGCAGCGCTATTTCTCCGTTTATAATTTTAAATTCCTGCTCCTTGGGTGGCATGAGTTTTGGCTTTTTGCGCCAAAGATTTGCGTCGTAATTTTTTAGCGACAAAATTTTATCGCTTTTTAGACCCAGTATCAAAGCCGCGCTATACGCCATTAGCTCGCCGCTTAGGCGGTGGTAGCTCGTAGAACTCTCAAAATTTCCGCCGTCTTCGTAAAATTCCTTTTTCATTTCGCTGATTACTTCTTGCACGGCAAACGCCAGCCACGCGTCTATCTCACCGCCGCCGTTCAAATACGCGCAAGCTTGCAGCAAGCCCGCGATATCGCTTAGATAGTGATTTGACGTAAGATGCGGCGAATACTCCAGATTATTTACGATATGAAGCGCATGCTCGTAGACGCTATTTGAAAAGGTCTGTTTAAAATCTGCATCCAAAATTTCGCCTTCATCCATCTGGCAAAACATATCGTAAGCCGCCAGCATATTAGCAACCCTAATGCCAACATCCATCGTGCAGGTCCAATTTACGCCCATTCTAGGCGGATTGTTACGGATAAAATCTAAAATTTGGTTTTTAAATTCCTTTAAATTTCGCTCTTGCAAATTTGGATCCGCTATCGCAAAAATAGCAAGCTGCGGTAAGTGCTGAAGCCTCGCAAGCTCCCACGGCACCTTTATATCGCTGCCAAGCTTATGGGCTATGCGCTGGTCTTTGTACCATTTTTTTTCATCCCACCGAAAGCCGCTTTTAAAATCCTTCTGCCAATCAATCGGCTCGTAGCCTTCGGGCGCATTCGCAGGCGCCGCAACATTCATATCGTATTTGTAGCCCTCAAGCCCGAGCGCCGCGCTATCATAGCTATTTTTTACCCAGCCGCTGCCGAGCAGATCAAATTTATGCTCCAGGTACATTTTAGATAGATATCTAGCGACGTCTAAATTTATATTTGAAACATCGAGTTTGCGTAAATTCACGTAGCTTATTCGTACCGGCGAAACGTTAAATTTGATACGGGTATCGCCGGATATATCGCGCAATTTTTGGATTTTATTTTTAGTTAAATTTAAAATTTTATTAGCGATTTTCGCGCACAACGCATCAGGCGGCATCGACTTGGCTTTTTTGAGATAATAAAAAATTTTACCCATTATTTACGGCCTCTAAAATTTTATCCACATGCCTGTCCCACGTATACTTTCGTAGGGCTTCTTTTGCGGCGTTTGCGCCCATAGACGCCCTTAGCGAGGTATCGTCTATTAGCGATTTCATGGCGGCTTCTAGTGCGTCTACGCATCCCGGTTTTACCATATAGGCGGTTTTGCCGTGCTCCAAAATTTCAGACATCTGAGCCATATCGCTGCATATTACGGCTTTGCCCATAGCCATGTATTCAAACAGCTTGGTAGGACTACCGAAAAACTCGCTCTCATCGGGGTTTGGGACGGTGGCGTTAACCAAGATATCGCACGCGCTTAGGAATTTCGCTCCTTGTTCTTGCGGGATAAGGCCGGTTAATACGACGTTTTCTTGCAAATCAAATTCCAAAATATGTTTTTTTACGATTGGCATCCTGATACCGTCGCCTATCATAAAAAGCTTGGTTTTTTCTTTGTATTCGGGATATTTTTGCAGTAGCTTGCCGTAAGCGTGCGCGATATTTTCGGCTCCGTGCCACTGACCAAACGTCCCTATAAAGCCGATTACGATTTTACTTTCAAGACCGTATTTTTGCTTTACGTCCTCGCAGCTTACCTGCGGATTATATTTATTTTCGTCTATTCCGTTTGGATTTACGATTATTTTGCCCTCGTCTACGCCTAAATTTAAAAGGATATCTTTTAACGCCTCTGATACCGCAACTACACATTTTGCATTTTTTAGATTATAACTTTCTATCGCGCAAACGATAGGTAGCTTAAAAATTTTGTAGTAAATAGTCTTGAAAATTCGCTTGAAAAGAGTATCGTTATTTTTCCAATTTTTAATTTTCCAAACGTCAGACGAGTTAAACTCTAAAACAAACGGTATCTTTTTTCTTTTTGCGATATAAGCCCCGCAAAAGCTAAATCCGCTATATCTCTGATATATCGTATCAGCCTCCAAATCGGCGCAATGCTTTATTATTTTAAAATTATAAAAAAGCTCAAGAACATCTTTTGGGATAAAAGGAAATTTTATAGGCTTTACGACGGTTATTTCTTTATTAACTCCCCAAAGTTCGTCATTTGAAACGACGCTTAGCCGCACCTTTTTATCCATAGCGTTTATAACGCCCGCCGTGTGTCCCACCGAGCCGCCCGCTTTTAAGCCAAACCAATAAAGCGTCCTTAGATAAAGTATTTTCATCATATATCGCCTATCTGCATAAATTTTAGCCTAAATTTATCCATCGCGGGCTTTAGTATTTCGGCGTTTACGCTAATCTTTGGCACATAGTCCGAGTAGCTTAAAGAGCTTAAATTTAAATCTTTTATCGACGTAAATTTACACTCTTTATTGCCTACGGTTTTCTCTAAAAGTTTTTTGTATTCGCCTATTAAACCCTCGTTTATGCTTATATCGACATACTGCCCGCTTTTAAAATTATATTTTAAATTTAAAAAATTAAAACTATGCAAAAAAAGCGTTATTATGCAATCTTTGGGCATTAAATCAATCGCTCTTAATATTTCATCCGCGCTAGAGCCGTATCTAAAATCAAATTTTTGAAAAACGCTTTTGGTTTTTAAAAAGCCGTAGCGCTTTTGTTTTTCGTAAACGCTAACAGGCAACTGCAAAACGCCGCATTTTTTGCTAGTTTTATTTACGTAGTCGTAGTTTATAGCGCAATTTATATTTTTATAAAAAAACGAGCTATCTATAAAAATATCGTTTATCCTAAGGGCTCTTAGCGTGTCGTCGTTCGCGCCGTATCCTCCGGCTCTATGAGCTATAACGTCCGTGCCTATCCACTCTTTTATCTTTTGCTTACCGAAATTTATAATTTCTATTTGCTCGTCTAGGCTATATTGGCGCATAAATTTTCTATTTTTATCGTATTTTCCGGACGGATGGGTATGTAAATTTACGCCGTGTCCGCTCTTAACGATTTGGCGACACAGCCTTTTAAATTTATCCTCGCCGTATCTTTCATACGGATATACGTCTACAAAATGCTCCGCTACGCCGCCGTACTCGTTTGCTAAATCGTTTATGAGCTTTACGCCGACTTCCTTGCCGCAGGTCTCACCTTTTATAAAAATCTCAAACGCATCGGCTCTATTTGCGTGTAGTTCGCCGACCTCGGTATCGCAGGTTATTAAAATTTGTTTCATGTACGCTTTTGCCCCAAACATATATAGATCGACTGTTCATTTTTTGATATAAATTTTGATATTTTATCGATGATAGATACGGGCATACAATATAATATACCTATGCAAATTTTTCTGATTAAAAAACCCAGCGTATGAAATACTAATTTATTTTTTATCGTAAAATTTAACATGCTCTTTACGCGTTTTTTAAAAGAGTCGTCCGCCTCTTTTATCATTATTTTTTCATAAGATGAAAACATCTCCAAAATAAGCCAAATAGGAGATTCTATGTATTTGTAATATGTTTTTATATATAGCCCGTCTTCATAAATTATCTCAAATTTATCAGATACTAAATTTCTAATTTCATCTAGTTTAAAATAGGGCTTCCCTCCTATATTAACCGATACAACGAAAAAGCCGTTTTCTTTCATGGCTCTATAAATTTGAGAAATAGACTCCATCTGCTCTTTAGCATCTAAATAATATAAAACCTCTATGGCAGTAACGCACTCGAACACTTTGTCTTCGAAATTTATATTTGGCAAACTATCCATAGCAAAATTAATGTTAGGAAATCTTTTTCTAGCCTTATCTATCGCTATCTGCGATATATCGACAGCGGTTATATCTATATTTCTTAGAGATTTAGACATCATGTTCGTAAAATATCCAGTACCACAACCTATTTCTAAAATTTTACCCTTAATATTATTCTTTTTAAATAAATCTATATATTTTTGAAATCTATAGATTTGACTTCTTCTAAAAGAAAATCCCCAGCCGCCCAAAGCGTTATCGTATATTTCATCGAATCTATTATTCATAAGGTAACGCTCTTATAGCATCCCACGGACGCGCAGAAATAATAAAAAGTTGCTACCATACTTGCTATTGTGGCCCCAATAGCGCCCAATATGGGTATTAAAATAATATTCCCGAAACAATTTATGCCAGCCATACGGTAAGACATTTTTTTTAGTTCTCTTCCATATCCATGCCCGCTAATCCAAGCATTGTAAGGCTGGTAAAGAGCCTGAAAACAAACCGCGATAGACATTAAAAGCAATAATAAAGAAACGTCGCTATATTCTTCTTTTAGATAAAAATTTATAATTAAATTGCCCAGCATATTAGCCAAAATAAACGCTAAAAATACCCAAGCTAAATTTGCCTTTAAAACAGCAAAAGCTATTTTGTTGCTATTTGCCAGCGTTTTAAACATAGTGCTACTCATGGCAGCAGATAGCGAATTTATCGGTATCGCCATAGAATTTGCCAGTCCATAAAAGCCGACGTCCTTTGAGCCCATAAAATACCCTATTAAAAGCCTGTCTATATTGTATGTAGAAACATCAATTACCCTACCTACGTATACATGCATCCCGTATCGTTTATTTTCCAAATTTATAGCTCTAAGAATTTCAAAAAAACCGCTAAAATTCGGCCGTAGCATATAAGCGTATATCGCAAATGCAACCGCATAAGACAAAGAAAAAGACAAAAGCGCATTTAACGGAGTTAATTGCTCAAAAATAAATAAAAGGGATAAAAATGCTACAAATAAAATTTTAGAAAATATATTAAAACCGGCTAAATAGCCTATGTGATTACTGCCTTTTAATATTAGCTCCATAAAAAATGGAATCACGAAACTCCAACTTATAAAAGACGAAATTCTGATTATTCGTCCTATTTCATCACTAAAAATTTTTCCGAGTAAAAATGAAATCATGAGCGCAAATACGATAAAAAAAGCCGATAAAACACATGCTATTATTATAGACGCGCCAAATATCTTTTTTTCTAAATTTATGTCATGGTTGTTTGCCAGCATCTTTGAGGCGCTAGAGAAATATCCAAACTCAAAAAATATAGATATAAACGTAATAATAGCCAGAGATAAAGAATAAATCCCAAAATTTGTCGCTCCCATTTGTTTGGCTAAAAGCATATTGGATACAAAACCTACAACCATGCCAAATATCTGCGCTACAAATAAAAATAGCGTTTGTTTCGCGACTTTTGAGGCAAGTAAATTTTTAAACATAACTTCCATCTACTTTTAAAACCTTAAACTCATCGTCTATCCAGTCGGTATTTTGAGCGTTTTTTACGACTACTTTGTTGCCGACTAGCGAAAATAGAGGCATATCCGAACGACTATCGCTATAACAGAACGAATTTTTAAAATCAAATTCCTTTAAATTTAGCTCGTTACCTAGCAACTCTACCTTTTTATCTCCCAAGCATTCATCGCCTGCGATTTTGGAAGTAAAGACGCAGTTTTTAAACTCAAGCTTTGTGCTTATTAAATAATCTATACCGTAACTTTTAGCAAAATGCTTCAAATATACCTCAAATCCGCCCGATACGACTACGATAATATGACCGCTTTTTTGATGCGCTAAAAGAGCTTCTATAACGCTTTTATGAAGTCTGTTTGCGACTATACTACGATAAAATTCTGCAGCGTATTTATCCATCTCCTCTTTTTTGACGCCGTAAAATACCCGCATTAAATTTTCCTTATATCTTTTGCTATCAGATGAGGGTATTTTATTCGTTTTCTTTATAATTTTTGCACGTATTTTCTTAGCAATCGGAAGTTTGGACTCCAAAAAATCCAAAAAAAACGTAGCGGATTGACCGTCGAATATCGTATCGCAAAAATCAAAAATAGCTAGTACGGGCTTATGCAATATCGTCCTTAAATATCTCCTTAATAGCCTTAACTATGATTTCGTTTTCTTTTTGCGATCTAGCCGCAATCCTAATAAATTCGCCGTTTAATCCGATCTTGTCGCTGCAAGTCCTGGTATAAACGCCGTATTTTATTAGCATTTTTGAAACGAAATTTGAGCTAGTACTACCGTCGAGCAGTTCGATAAGAGCAAAATTTGCCATGCTAGGATAGACTTTTATTTGAGGTATTTTTGAAAGCTCATCAAAAAACTCTTGCGCATGGGCGATATATTTTTTCCTTACTTCTTCGTATTCTTTAAAAAAATCGCTTCTGTTGTAGAGCCTAAAAAAGTATTCGCTAAGTCCGCTGGAATTCCACAAATATCCGTTTTTAAGGAGTTTTGCGACCTTGTATTGATCCATCACTCCGTATCCTGCCCTAATGCCGGCTATACCGAAGTCTTTAGATAGGCTTTTGATGACGATGACGTTTGAAAACTCTTTAAAAAGCTCGGTAGCAGAAATCAAGCTATATTCGCTATCCTCAAAGGCAAAGTGTATAAAACTCTCGTCTATTATGATGTTTTTAACCTCTTTAAGATTATTTAAAATAAATCTTAAATCTTTATATTTTATGTATCCGCCGTCCGGATTGTTTGGATTAATAATTACTACGCTATCCGGGTTTTTAGACTTAACGAAATTAACGTAACTTTGGATATCAAGCTTAAAATTTTCGTCTTTATTTAGCTGATAATAAATCACTTCCGTATCGTCTCTTGCAAACTCGTAATAAGATGAAAACGTAGGGATATTTACGATTACCCTTTTTTCTACGAAATTATGCATCACGGCTTGGATAACCTCTATCGCGCCGTTTCCTACAAAGATATTTTTGCTGTCTACGTCTATTGATTTACTTATAACGTCGGCTATTACGCCGTTTTGCGACGGATAAAACTCTAAAACGTCTTTTAGTTTATTCGTATCGATCAAAT of uncultured Campylobacter sp. contains these proteins:
- a CDS encoding histidinol-phosphate transaminase, translated to MIKLNLDEQKIASKIKRLKDAAGSHSPSIFTICEKLSELNIKVDACFLSNPYATELFLDYLKKDLIDTNKLKDVLEFYPSQNGVIADVISKSIDVDSKNIFVGNGAIEVIQAVMHNFVEKRVIVNIPTFSSYYEFARDDTEVIYYQLNKDENFKLDIQSYVNFVKSKNPDSVVIINPNNPDGGYIKYKDLRFILNNLKEVKNIIIDESFIHFAFEDSEYSLISATELFKEFSNVIVIKSLSKDFGIAGIRAGYGVMDQYKVAKLLKNGYLWNSSGLSEYFFRLYNRSDFFKEYEEVRKKYIAHAQEFFDELSKIPQIKVYPSMANFALIELLDGSTSSNFVSKMLIKYGVYTRTCSDKIGLNGEFIRIAARSQKENEIIVKAIKEIFKDDIA
- a CDS encoding HAD-IB family hydrolase, which produces MHKPVLAIFDFCDTIFDGQSATFFLDFLESKLPIAKKIRAKIIKKTNKIPSSDSKRYKENLMRVFYGVKKEEMDKYAAEFYRSIVANRLHKSVIEALLAHQKSGHIIVVVSGGFEVYLKHFAKSYGIDYLISTKLEFKNCVFTSKIAGDECLGDKKVELLGNELNLKEFDFKNSFCYSDSRSDMPLFSLVGNKVVVKNAQNTDWIDDEFKVLKVDGSYV